Below is a genomic region from Astatotilapia calliptera chromosome 13, fAstCal1.2, whole genome shotgun sequence.
GCTCTTGTATGGTCTCCAGTTGCCTGATGTACCAAGAAGGGGCCAAAGGAGGGCAACGTTTTACAGCAACATATAACTCAGTGAATGAAAGCTGACATCTCTTGGAATGGGCAAACTTGTTGTGGTTCGGTAGCCCCGCATCACTTCTTCAAAACCAGTAACCACATATCAGTTCACTTCTGAGAAATgggaagacacacacaccaacactctcacacagatacacacttcCTGGCTGCCTACTTTGGATGAGATGCACTCTGATAGATAGCGTTTTTTGGTTTAGCAGCAAATTTCAAGGCACGTTTTCACCCCAATGCAGAGTGATTCTCATGTATTCGCCTCTTGCAAGCTGATTTGGCTTTATCCTGCAGTGTTTCTGCTAAGACGGGTGAACcgttattttagtttattttgattcgACCGAGGCATCCAAAATGTCTGTCACTGTGAAATAACTAGTTGAAGTGTGCTGTTATTAAGTCCCCATAAACTcagaaatatgttttgtttatttttacttcgCTGCCATGTTTCACCTTCACCGAACATAATGATTTTTTCTCAAACTCTCTCTGCAGAGCTTAAACCCGAGTTTAACACACATATGGAAGAAGGATTTTTATGGAAACACAAAATGACTGGAAATTAGTCCAATGTGCTGCTTATGTTGAAACCTGAGAAAAGCATTTCAAGAAAGTGGGAAAAATCTCTCAAAATTGTTGCCTAggagtattttaaatatgtagtaGTGCAGACAAAGATTCTGAGATGCTTTGCCTCGTAATTTCTGTGGTTACAAAGTGGCCTGCGTATCCTAGACTTCCCTACAGCCCCTTTGCTCTGCTTGTGTTTAGCATTTGACGATAAGGGACTACCTGAGCcactttaatatttgtttaaactTATACGACCTTAAAATGAGAGGCAGAAACACCTCATCAACCCACTAGATTGGACTGTCATAAAACACCATCAGTCTTCTTACCAAAGCTTTGggttacaaaagaaaaagtagaaaaaagaaatatatgtttGTTGGCTTGATGGGTCCATTAAGGATGGCATATCACACTTTtgcagattaaatagaacacaGATTTGGTATTTATACCATAGGGAATGACAGGACTATCTATCCTgagacacttttcttttctaatgGAGTCGTGTTTAGTGAATCTTTATTACCCTCTGGTGTCAGCAAGTGGTATTACGTATGTACGTGTATGACGTATTCTTTTTGCCGTTTCCACATTCCAGCTAATCAACAGATGCAAGGATACTGATGGTTACACCCATTTAAGGAGGATGTACACTGTATCACAAGATGTTTCACTAACTCATCTACACAAAGGATTTTGTAGAGGGTGCAGGAGCTGTGGCAGTTGTTGGAGGCAGTTGTTTCACTTAAAACGACAACTTTAATTGCTacattttgactttattctcaaataGTGCTTTGAGTTTAATCTAAAAATTTATGTGCTGTGCAGAGCAACAGGGGAACTGTAGGTGAACTGAGCAGAGAGTCCAGAGTTTGGAGAACTAATAGAAGCAGAGTGAAAGAGTGAAATCTAAAGTATATCAGCTGAATCAAATTGGTTTAAGGCAGAGGAGCAGAGCTGAGACAGAGCAGCAGTAGTGGTTGGGTGGACTGGTGGAGTTGAGGCAGGTGTGGACAAGATGTTAAACTTTCTTCTTCTACTCGAATTCAGTTTTGTAAGGGGGCTGGAGCCCTGCTGCCACAGGTGACAGGGCAAGGTTCACCATGGACAGGTCTCCAATCCGTCGCAGCCAACCTGAGCTTAAACTGCCTATGTATATCAGATTGATCGCAGACTTACTTCGTCTGATAGGAAAAATTTATGGCAGGTTTTAAGTACAATGTTGGTATGCCTGACAGTCTCATTttgcaacagaaaaataaagtgaGATAACTTTATCTTACTGGATAAAACAGACACTGACAAAGTCTAACTTTGCAGATATAACttgcagtttaaaaaaggaGATAAATTGCAATATAGTTTAATAACTGTTAAAGTTGAATGCAAACCCAGAACCACATGTGCTACTTTACGATAATAAATTtactaaaatataatatttaattaaagtcattaaaatgtatttattatgttgtcATCATTGTTGACATACATtctaaacagttgttttgttttgttcataaaaatatatattttaccttTGTGACCTGTAATTAAATGATATAAATAATTTCTAAAACTAATGGAATCCCTTAAATTTAACAGTTAATGAGTCCAGATTTGTATTCACTGCATTTATTTTGAGATCGATTGCtcctttaaacatttttcttctacGTACATACACTACATCACCAGCAGGGGGAGCTGGCCGCATGCACTCCATTAGCTAGTGGCAACGAAAGTGATTTCAGCCAATTACATTCAAGGGACGCCCACTCTGTGTGCTGCTAAATGCTACATTAAAAGACACGAGGCCGTCGTTACTACTCTTACCCACTCAAATCGAAACAAGGAAGCGACTTACGACGTTTCTTGGGTTTCAGAAGAATTTATCACGTGTATGACGAAAACGTTGCGCCGCCCATGCCTCCCACGCGCTTCCCGCTTTTCCTGTGACCAAATTTGGCATCGGAGCTGGAAGGGAAAAGAAGAGGTCTCACTCAGCCCGAGTTTGTGagaccaacaacaaaaaaagagtgtAACCGCACCAGGAAATGTTGGGATATAGTATAACTTtctgttaaaaacattttggtttttaaagatTATATCGGACATAATAACTATATGAGAAGAAAAAGTCTATTATTACAACGTCATATTTGTTGTCGTTGTATTAGTCATATGTTCCACTTCATTATGTAGAGAAAATCCTGTGTTTTGATTGGGCCAACAAAGAGTAGACGATCTTCGCGCGAGGCTGTCTGCAGAGTTTCTCGAAGGTGGCGCAGGTTCACACATGTCTTCATCCCGCGATCCAGGTTTGGCAGGCGGATGGGTGTGGTTCCTCATGCTGAAGGACGTTTCACCAGATGGCCGGGTGGTGCATAGTTCTAGGCCTGCGCACTAACAGCTGAAGGACGAGGGACATCGCGAACTGGAGGTGGCATGGACGTGTAGTGGGATAGTGGTGTTTGGTTgtcttttaaatttgttcatTTACACTGTTTGGAAAGGTAGAAAGGTGTCTGAGGCAGGAACACTGGGCACTAATACAGAATCAAGGTAAGTGTCACGTGTTTGCAGGTGTGTACATGGGTTTTGTGTTTAAGCAGTTTGGTCATTTTCCAGTCGTGTTTCTCTGTGCTCTGAAACAGCTGCTAACCTAACAGTTTGCGTAAGGAAAACTCAGTAAACACAGAGAAGGCCGTTGTGGGATTGACTATGAATAATTGGTGATATGGTTTTCCCTGTTCCTGAAAAGGTCATGTGTTGTTAGGAGCAAACAGCAAACAATtgccctctgattggctgtttggcTCTGGAATGCATCTCAAAGACACTATTCAGAGGGGGGGAGTAAAAACGTTCAAAGAAATCCTTTATGTCAGACTCGATTCATGTTTTAGAAACTCTGAGAACAGTTTTGATCACAGCCTGGCTTTGCGTGGAACAAATTAATAATAGTATATAACATATTTTGCTTCTTTGTATTTTATATCCTGGTTGCTTGTGCCTCAAAGGTGGAGAAtgtatatattattttctttattattgtttttcaaACGTTTAAAAACAGGAACTATTAGAAAGAAACAGTTGGGAAATAGGCTAATATACTGAATCTTGTGTCTATGTATGGGATGACAGTATATGagacaaaaagagagaagaaaaggacTATAATGTGGATTGGACTGAAAGAAATATGGCAACTGGcctgatggagtgatgaaaccagatttgacatttttggttcaaatcgtTGTCAGTTGAGGAAGGCCcacatgcatctctcaggtcctgtgtctggtcatttatcttttgtttttgtttttttaaatatttctcagAGACACAATTTTCAAGTACTGTCACTGTTTGCTATAAATAGTTTTTTAGTCCTGTCATTACTTCTTTTGTCCTACACTCGTCCAGTTTCCTCATTTGTTTgttgattctttttttcccctccttgaTGGTGCAAAGATACTGTTTTTATCCCTGTCAAACAGTGTTATATTTGACATGTTTCATAGTCTCaacaaaagaaatgggaacaattATAATTATGTGTGTTTGCAACAGGCTGCTTGAATCAGAGAGACACGGCACTGGTTCTAGAGTTGGATCCTTTTTTTAGTGGCTTGACaagcaaaaaaatgaaaaacaaaaacacttcttTTAAAGTGGTCATGTACAAGGACTGAAAAGCCTGGTGAATTGTTGCTCAAAGCTTctttttcaaatataaaaaggtCGGGCTACTtgcaaagtattaaaaaaaaaaaaaaaatgaggttgTTCCAGACTTTAGGACAGTACAGTACTGGACATAGTTTCTCTACCTTTGAGTCACAAGCAATCAGAAGCCAACAAAAAATGAgacgattttattttattgttgttacCTGATGTAATTAAATGTCTTCTTATGAACTTTTACAGAACATGGGGCTTCTTCAGCTGCTAAAATCCCAGTTCTTGTGCCACCTGATCATCTGCTATGTCTTCCTGGTCAGCGGCCTTATTATCAACCTGTTGCAGCTTTGTACTTTACCTGTGTGGCTGGTCAGTAAGCAGCTGGCCCGCAGAATCAACATCAGACTGGCCTACTGCATCTCCAGCCGTATGTATAACCTTAGCTGTACCATTACAACCTGGCTGTTTCCCAGAAGCAGAAaagttttttcttctgcttctggGAGAAGAAACCTTTAGTTTCAGTGGTTTCAGTGGTGCTGTTGGTGTGATGTTATGACAACCCTCTGCTGCACGAGTTCCCAGAACTCTGTACTGCATGGCATCATTTCACAAAAGCAATCCAGGTGTCCTTTACTCACATGTACCTGTTTGCGTCTTTGTCCTTAGAGATGGTTGCTATCTTGGAGTGGTGGTCTGGGACAGAGTGCACACTCTACACTGACCCAAAGAGTTATCCACTGTATGGAAAAGAGAATGCCATTGTGGTCCTCAACCACGCTTTTGAGATAGACTTCCTGTGTGGTTGGACCTTCTGTGAGAGATTTGGAGTTCTTGGGGTAAGTGAAAGTAAGCCAGAAAACTTCACCCACCCCTCAATTCAATGCTTCCCTCCAGTTCTTTCAATGTGTTCTCAACTTCCAGAGCTCAAAAGTGTTAGCCAAAAAACAGCTGGCTTATGTACCGATCATCGGCTGGATGTGGTACTTCTTGGAGATAGTTTTCTGCAAAAGGAAATGGGAGGAAGATCGAAGGACGGTGAATGAGAGTCTTGAGAAACTGCGGGATTACCCAGAAAACTTCTGGGTGGGTTTCAGTCTGTGGTAATTTTAGAATCAAGAGAAGTGAGAGTGATATTTTTGTGGCcataattataatataattatataacacccaacttttttttttcttttttggcaaaAGTTCTTGCTTTATTGCGAAGGGACACGCTTCACACCAAAGAAGCACCAGGTCAGCATGCAGGTGGCTGAAAGCAAAGGGTTGTCCAAACTAAAGTATCATCTTTTGCCCAGAACCAAAGGATTCTGGGTAACAGTTCAGAGCCTCAGAGGGACGGGTGAGTTTGTCTTTGTCTATGTATTTAAATGTGGCCACCAGAAAGTACCCGATCAGTTTTATGGGGCGAGGGGGTGGATTTGCAAATCAAATGAAAGGTGGCGCTGACTAACCGCCGCATGTTCCGTGTTGTGCAGCTGCGGCTGTTTATGATTCCACGCTGAACTTCAGAAACAATGAAATGCCGACTTTGCTGGGGCTTCTTAACGGGAAAAAATATCACGCAGACTTATATGTGAGGTAGGAACTGATGTTTCACACACTTGTTGCTTTTCATTTCCTGTGTGCTGGTGTAACCTTCATCTCTGTGACATGCAGGAGAATTCCTCTAGAGTTGATCCCAGAAGATGAGAAGGAATGTGCTGAGTGGCTCCACAAACTTTACCAGGAGAAGGTGAGAGTCTTAAATATTCTGATGGATGCATGATTTTCAAAAGAGACGCATTAGGTAGAGGTACTAAATCACCCAGTTTCTTATTACTGAAATAGAAGCCATACTGATTAGATATGTAGCCTAAAATAAgtgcctcttcttttttttttttttttccccctgaaggCTGATGCACTGTTTCACACTGAATAGTAGTACTATAAATAAATGGGTGGCTCCATCCTCTTGTAGGGGTATTTTTGGTGCTACAGGAACTGGTAAACAGTGTCTTTGAAATTTTTTGATCCAGCCACTGATCTTACAGATGTGCCCAGACAGCCAAAACCTGGATCTGGAATCATCTCGGATTTGAATTCCACATGAAAACATAAAGATTTTGGTGTAATTTAAAGAAAGCAGCTCCAGCAGAGAACACAAACAATATTAAAAAGCTGGAAGCTTTTGCACTTGAGTGGAAGATTAGTGTGAGGAAATATTTATTGCTCACCACAAATGGCATTAGTGGTAAAAATTAACTTTGAGGGTAGGAACAGTTTGGCTCGCGGACCTTTTTATAGAGATAGAGTCAATGTCATTTAACAAATTGACCTATTATATACACAGTTTTGAAGGTGTGGTGAGCTTATCTGTGGTTTTGGCTGACTGCCATGCCacctttttaattacttttcaaTCCATGCACTTTATAACTGAACTCTTGAATCTGAACTTGGGAATGTTAAACTTTGTACACACTTGGTTCCATTTTAGCTcttactgggtttttttttttttttagacacaCAGCAGCCACGTGGCTTTAAAAGAACCAACTTTAGCCGTGCTTCCCTGTTGTGGGTTTTGGTGTTGAGCTGCCGTTGCATTAATTTGTTAACAGGATAGCTTTCAAGAGCACTACGCAAAGACTGGGCGCTTCCCGGGCCCCATAATGAGTCCTCCTCGTCGGCCATGGTCCTTGATCAACTGGCTATTCTGGTCCTGCCTGCTCCTGTACCCTCTAGGCCTGCTGCTCACTCAGCTGATCAGCTCTGGATCAGTATTTACCATCGT
It encodes:
- the agpat4 gene encoding 1-acyl-sn-glycerol-3-phosphate acyltransferase delta isoform X2, yielding MGLLQLLKSQFLCHLIICYVFLVSGLIINLLQLCTLPVWLVSKQLARRINIRLAYCISSQMVAILEWWSGTECTLYTDPKSYPLYGKENAIVVLNHAFEIDFLCGWTFCERFGVLGSSKVLAKKQLAYVPIIGWMWYFLEIVFCKRKWEEDRRTVNESLEKLRDYPENFWFLLYCEGTRFTPKKHQVSMQVAESKGLSKLKYHLLPRTKGFWVTVQSLRGTAAAVYDSTLNFRNNEMPTLLGLLNGKKYHADLYVRRIPLELIPEDEKECAEWLHKLYQEKDSFQEHYAKTGRFPGPIMSPPRRPWSLINWLFWSCLLLYPLGLLLTQLISSGSVFTIVASVAVCSAAADLTPQIFTGSSLDDWPD
- the agpat4 gene encoding 1-acyl-sn-glycerol-3-phosphate acyltransferase delta isoform X3, which translates into the protein MGLLQLLKSQFLCHLIICYVFLVSGLIINLLQLCTLPVWLVSKQLARRINIRLAYCISSQMVAILEWWSGTECTLYTDPKSYPLYGKENAIVVLNHAFEIDFLCGWTFCERFGVLGSSKVLAKKQLAYVPIIGWMWYFLEIVFCKRKWEEDRRTVNESLEKLRDYPENFWFLLYCEGTRFTPKKHQVSMQVAESKGLSKLKYHLLPRTKGFWVTVQSLRGTAAAVYDSTLNFRNNEMPTLLGLLNGKKYHADLYVRRIPLELIPEDEKECAEWLHKLYQEKDSFQEHYAKTGRFPGPIMSPPRRPWSLINWLFWSCLLLYPLGLLLTQLISSGSVFTIVASVAVCSAADLTPQIFTGSSLDDWPD
- the agpat4 gene encoding 1-acyl-sn-glycerol-3-phosphate acyltransferase delta isoform X4 translates to MGLLQLLKSQFLCHLIICYVFLVSGLIINLLQLCTLPVWLVSKQLARRINIRLAYCISSQMVAILEWWSGTECTLYTDPKSYPLYGKENAIVVLNHAFEIDFLCGWTFCERFGVLGSSKVLAKKQLAYVPIIGWMWYFLEIVFCKRKWEEDRRTVNESLEKLRDYPENFWFLLYCEGTRFTPKKHQVSMQVAESKGLSKLKYHLLPRTKGFWVTVQSLRGTAAAVYDSTLNFRNNEMPTLLGLLNGKKYHADLYVRRIPLELIPEDEKECAEWLHKLYQEKDSFQEHYAKTGRFPGPIMSPPRRPWSLINWLFWSCLLLYPLGLLLTQLISSGSVFTIVASVAVCSAAPFCPNVT
- the agpat4 gene encoding 1-acyl-sn-glycerol-3-phosphate acyltransferase delta isoform X1, with product MGLLQLLKSQFLCHLIICYVFLVSGLIINLLQLCTLPVWLVSKQLARRINIRLAYCISSQMVAILEWWSGTECTLYTDPKSYPLYGKENAIVVLNHAFEIDFLCGWTFCERFGVLGSSKVLAKKQLAYVPIIGWMWYFLEIVFCKRKWEEDRRTVNESLEKLRDYPENFWFLLYCEGTRFTPKKHQVSMQVAESKGLSKLKYHLLPRTKGFWVTVQSLRGTAAAVYDSTLNFRNNEMPTLLGLLNGKKYHADLYVRRIPLELIPEDEKECAEWLHKLYQEKDSFQEHYAKTGRFPGPIMSPPRRPWSLINWLFWSCLLLYPLGLLLTQLISSGSVFTIVASVAVCSAASLGVRWMIGQTEIKRASNYGNKEVSLNNN